In Ruminococcaceae bacterium BL-6, a genomic segment contains:
- a CDS encoding CinA-like protein, with the protein MNAEIISVGTELLLGQTINTDTSYVARALSELGIDMMFSCTVGDNSERLKTVLRQSLERSDLVISTGGLGPTGDDLTKETIAETAGVKLVLHEESLKRLKEHFKGRKFGPTQIKQAELPENCTVLPNDRGTAPGCALETKEGKIIIMLPGPPSELIPMMNNYAVPYLLKRQHACIYSSNIHVFGKGEGNVAEMLSDLTDGANPTVATYAKEGEMFVRVTAKAETKEKAEAMCRPLALRIRERIGDTAYSIDIESLEELAVKELKERNLTIATAESCTGGLLAKRITDIPGSSAVFEMGAVTYANRIKTMLLGVPDEMLREYGAVSEQVAAAMARGVREKAGSSIGIGITGIAGPDGGTEEKPVGLIYAGLSDENGTVVRRVSVFGRNRPRAYYRNTAASYALDMVRRRLEGLPL; encoded by the coding sequence ATGAATGCTGAAATTATTTCCGTAGGGACCGAACTGCTGCTAGGCCAGACCATCAACACCGACACCTCTTACGTCGCGCGGGCCCTTTCCGAGCTCGGCATCGACATGATGTTCTCCTGCACCGTGGGGGACAACAGCGAACGGCTGAAAACCGTGCTGCGTCAGTCGCTCGAGCGAAGCGACCTGGTCATCTCGACCGGGGGACTCGGGCCCACGGGCGACGACCTGACGAAGGAGACGATCGCGGAAACCGCCGGGGTGAAGCTCGTGCTGCACGAAGAGAGCCTGAAACGCCTGAAGGAGCACTTCAAGGGCAGAAAGTTCGGCCCCACCCAGATCAAGCAGGCCGAGCTGCCGGAAAACTGCACGGTGCTTCCGAACGACAGGGGCACGGCGCCCGGATGCGCGCTGGAAACAAAGGAAGGGAAAATCATCATCATGCTGCCTGGCCCGCCGTCGGAGCTGATCCCGATGATGAACAACTACGCGGTCCCCTACCTGCTGAAGCGGCAGCACGCCTGCATCTATTCGTCGAACATCCACGTGTTCGGCAAGGGCGAGGGCAACGTGGCGGAGATGCTCTCCGATCTGACGGACGGCGCGAACCCGACTGTCGCGACCTATGCGAAGGAAGGGGAAATGTTCGTGCGCGTCACCGCCAAGGCGGAGACGAAGGAAAAGGCGGAGGCCATGTGCCGCCCGCTCGCGCTCCGGATCAGGGAGAGAATCGGCGACACCGCCTACAGCATCGACATCGAGAGCCTGGAGGAGCTCGCCGTAAAGGAGCTCAAAGAGAGGAACCTGACGATCGCGACGGCGGAATCCTGCACGGGCGGCCTTCTCGCGAAACGGATCACGGATATCCCGGGCTCCTCGGCGGTGTTTGAGATGGGCGCCGTCACCTACGCGAACCGGATCAAAACGATGCTGCTCGGCGTGCCGGACGAGATGCTCCGCGAATACGGGGCAGTCAGCGAACAGGTGGCCGCCGCCATGGCGCGGGGAGTGCGCGAAAAGGCGGGCAGCAGCATCGGCATCGGCATCACCGGAATCGCGGGGCCGGACGGCGGGACCGAGGAAAAGCCGGTGGGCCTGATCTACGCCGGGCTCAGCGACGAAAACGGAACCGTGGTGCGCCGGGTTTCGGTGTTCGGCCGCAACCGCCCGCGTGCCTATTACCGGAACACGGCGGCCTCTTATGCGCTCGACATGGTGCGGCGCAGGCTGGAGGGGCTCCCGTTATGA
- the trmG gene encoding persulfide ATP pyrophosphatase involved in tRNA modification (Evidence 2a : Function from experimental evidences in other organisms; PubMedId : 10939241, 14757766, 16343540, 22773787, 24705700, 28287455; Product type e : enzyme), with translation MKEIILIKLGELVLKGLNRRSFEAALVHNIRHRINGLGGFDIRVAQSTVTVTPRDESADLDAAAEKIGKVFGIAAYSRACMTEKSMDSILKTSAEYLRNELEAAKTFKVESKRSDKSFPLRSPQISADVGEFLLGAFPHLSVDVHHPDLTVTVEVRDLGAYVRGPDIRGAGGIPVGTSGKAALLISGGIDSPVAGWCMAKRGLELVPVHFASPPYTSERAEQKVKDLLTRVGEYSGRMKMHTVPFAHVQEEILKKCPEELFTVIMRRFMMRIAEKIAVQNGCGALITGESLGQVASQTMPAIACTDAVSGMPVFRPLIGMDKSEIVAVSRRIGTYELSIEPYEDCCTVFTPKHPRTKPALSMVEKAEQALDAEALIAECMDNLKLTKIGSFHPEE, from the coding sequence ATGAAGGAAATCATTTTGATCAAGCTCGGGGAGCTGGTGCTGAAGGGGCTCAACCGAAGGAGCTTCGAGGCGGCGCTGGTGCATAACATCCGCCACCGCATCAACGGCCTTGGCGGGTTCGACATCCGCGTCGCGCAGTCCACCGTCACCGTGACCCCTCGGGACGAAAGCGCGGACCTGGATGCCGCGGCGGAAAAAATCGGGAAGGTATTCGGGATCGCCGCGTATTCGCGCGCCTGCATGACGGAAAAGAGCATGGACTCCATTTTAAAGACCTCTGCGGAATACCTGCGAAACGAGCTGGAAGCCGCGAAGACCTTTAAAGTGGAGAGCAAGCGCTCCGACAAAAGCTTTCCGCTGCGCTCGCCGCAGATTTCCGCCGACGTCGGGGAATTCCTGCTCGGGGCGTTTCCCCATCTGAGCGTCGACGTGCACCACCCGGATCTCACCGTCACGGTGGAGGTGCGCGACCTCGGCGCCTATGTGCGCGGCCCGGACATCCGCGGCGCGGGCGGGATCCCGGTGGGCACCAGCGGAAAGGCGGCGCTGCTCATCAGCGGCGGGATCGACAGCCCCGTGGCGGGCTGGTGCATGGCAAAGCGCGGGCTGGAGCTGGTGCCCGTCCATTTTGCGAGCCCGCCCTACACCAGCGAGCGGGCCGAGCAGAAGGTGAAGGACCTGCTCACGCGCGTCGGCGAATACAGCGGGCGCATGAAGATGCACACCGTGCCGTTCGCCCATGTGCAGGAAGAGATCCTGAAGAAATGCCCCGAGGAGCTTTTTACCGTGATCATGCGCCGGTTCATGATGCGCATCGCCGAAAAAATCGCCGTTCAGAACGGGTGCGGTGCGCTGATCACCGGCGAAAGCCTGGGACAGGTCGCGAGCCAGACAATGCCCGCGATCGCCTGCACGGATGCCGTTTCCGGAATGCCGGTGTTCCGCCCGCTGATCGGGATGGATAAATCGGAGATCGTCGCCGTCTCGCGCCGGATCGGCACGTATGAGCTTTCCATCGAGCCTTATGAAGACTGCTGCACGGTCTTCACCCCGAAGCATCCGCGCACAAAGCCCGCCCTTTCCATGGTGGAAAAAGCCGAGCAGGCGCTCGACGCCGAAGCATTGATCGCGGAATGTATGGACAACCTAAAGCTGACAAAAATCGGATCATTTCATCCGGAAGAATAG
- a CDS encoding Glycosyl transferase family 2 yields MPEQNHTPEISVIVPVYNVEPFLGKCLSTLIQQTFHDYEIIAVNDGSLDGSPGILREFERKHPGLVKVIDQKNAGVSAARNHGLSQARGKYVCFVDSDDYVAPTYLEELYRAISDNGADIACCYYYYHFVRSDVLYQYPFRCHGVFNRDVALNKLLHDTQIQSMPWNKIYKRSLFMDYGITFPTMTFEDIAITNRLFTHAKKVVVIDRALYYYNQQSSSTLATINADKINDFIRATAMVRVTLENAGVYADYEKSYRALCRKTCACCFYYVLKMHWREKNMKNCTKNLARVARDIRYYAGKNFTHDRLMSHLPNVVVPPELKKNYSTR; encoded by the coding sequence TTGCCGGAACAAAATCATACTCCTGAAATCAGCGTCATCGTTCCCGTCTACAACGTGGAGCCTTTTCTCGGCAAATGCCTTTCCACCTTGATTCAGCAGACATTCCACGACTATGAGATCATCGCCGTAAACGACGGCTCCCTGGACGGTTCCCCGGGAATCCTGAGGGAATTCGAGAGAAAGCATCCCGGGCTGGTCAAAGTGATCGACCAGAAAAACGCCGGCGTTTCCGCCGCGCGGAACCACGGCCTTTCCCAGGCGCGCGGCAAGTATGTCTGTTTTGTGGACAGCGACGACTATGTCGCCCCCACTTACCTCGAGGAGCTCTACCGCGCGATCTCCGACAACGGCGCGGATATCGCCTGCTGCTATTACTATTACCATTTCGTGCGCTCCGACGTGCTGTACCAGTACCCGTTCCGGTGCCACGGGGTCTTCAACCGGGATGTGGCGCTGAACAAGCTGCTGCACGACACCCAGATCCAGAGCATGCCGTGGAATAAAATCTACAAGCGCAGCCTGTTTATGGATTACGGCATCACCTTCCCGACCATGACCTTTGAGGACATCGCCATTACGAACCGCCTGTTCACCCACGCGAAAAAGGTCGTCGTCATCGACCGCGCGCTGTACTATTACAACCAGCAGAGCTCCAGCACGCTCGCGACGATCAATGCGGACAAGATCAACGATTTTATCCGCGCCACCGCCATGGTGCGCGTCACGCTGGAAAACGCCGGGGTCTATGCGGATTATGAAAAGAGCTACCGCGCCCTTTGCCGCAAAACCTGCGCCTGCTGCTTCTATTACGTGCTGAAAATGCACTGGCGCGAAAAGAATATGAAAAACTGCACGAAAAATCTTGCCAGGGTTGCGCGGGACATCCGCTATTACGCGGGAAAAAACTTCACTCATGACAGGCTGATGAGCCATCTGCCCAATGTCGTGGTTCCGCCGGAATTGAAGAAAAATTATTCCACAAGATAG
- the iscSB gene encoding cysteine desulfurase (Evidence 2a : Function from experimental evidences in other organisms; PubMedId : 10939241, 11443125, 13129955, 14757766, 16388576, 17237162, 14567704, 22773787, 28882201; Product type e : enzyme), with the protein MNRIYLDNSATTMVCEQAAKKALEVMTETYGNPSSLHTMGFEAERELTAARQAAAELLDAREEEILFTSGGTESNNLALFGAAQAKRRDGRRIVTTAIEHPSVLRVMEQLEKQGFEVVYLRPDSAGHILPEQVEQAVTPDTILVSMMLVNNETGVRLPVESVAPAIRRANAPALFHVDAVQAFGKVPIRPGRLKIDLLSASSHKIHGPKGAGILYVREGCHIPPRTFGGGQEKDMRSGTEPMPAIAGFGAAVRALPPLSEFGEQMSRLNSLCREKLSQIPGIMFNSPEDAVPYILNFSVPGVRAETMLHYLASRGVFVSSGSACAKAKPSHVLAAMDLGRARIQTSLRVSLSRYNRPEDIGALADALSQGLAELAKRPL; encoded by the coding sequence TTGAACAGAATTTATTTGGACAACTCCGCGACCACCATGGTGTGCGAGCAGGCGGCGAAAAAAGCGCTGGAAGTGATGACGGAAACCTACGGGAACCCGTCGTCCCTGCACACGATGGGCTTCGAGGCGGAGCGGGAGCTGACGGCGGCCCGGCAGGCCGCGGCGGAGCTTCTGGACGCGCGGGAGGAGGAAATCCTGTTTACATCCGGGGGAACCGAATCGAACAACCTCGCCCTGTTCGGCGCGGCGCAGGCAAAGCGCCGGGACGGCCGCCGGATCGTCACGACCGCCATCGAGCATCCTTCGGTGCTGCGCGTGATGGAGCAGCTTGAAAAGCAGGGATTCGAGGTCGTCTACCTCCGTCCGGACTCCGCCGGGCATATTTTGCCGGAGCAGGTGGAGCAGGCGGTGACCCCCGACACCATCCTGGTCAGCATGATGCTCGTGAACAATGAAACCGGCGTGCGCCTGCCGGTGGAATCCGTCGCCCCGGCGATCCGCCGGGCGAACGCGCCGGCCCTGTTCCATGTGGACGCGGTGCAGGCGTTCGGCAAAGTGCCGATCCGCCCGGGCCGCCTGAAGATCGACCTGCTCAGCGCGTCCTCGCACAAAATCCACGGGCCGAAGGGCGCGGGGATCCTCTATGTGAGAGAGGGGTGCCACATCCCGCCGCGTACCTTCGGGGGCGGGCAGGAAAAGGACATGCGCTCGGGCACCGAGCCGATGCCCGCGATCGCCGGGTTCGGCGCTGCGGTGCGCGCGCTTCCCCCGCTTTCGGAATTCGGGGAGCAGATGAGCCGTCTCAATTCCCTGTGCCGGGAAAAGCTTTCGCAGATCCCGGGAATCATGTTCAATTCGCCGGAGGACGCCGTCCCGTATATCCTGAACTTTTCCGTGCCCGGCGTGCGCGCGGAAACCATGCTGCATTATCTCGCTTCCCGGGGCGTCTTCGTTTCCAGCGGCTCGGCCTGCGCCAAGGCGAAGCCGAGCCACGTGCTCGCCGCCATGGATCTCGGCCGCGCGCGCATCCAGACCTCGCTGCGGGTCAGCCTTTCGCGTTACAATCGGCCGGAAGATATCGGCGCGCTGGCGGACGCGCTTTCACAGGGACTCGCGGAGCTCGCGAAACGGCCCTTGTGA
- a CDS encoding protein of unknown function (Evidence 5 : Unknown function), which yields MNRTLNHDFQETMVDIYSTGGAHRRKRGGLRRKAIALVAAGAVLVCAIGAGIYFYMEKQRQSSLLNGGAFYEGISVAGVDLGGKTMAEAKAALKQKEPSLREPRSIAVTCSGKSWKVTEDDLDFHFDTDKVLNEAYAYARTGDEKKRLSMIEALKKSPKNYPLSSTVTYETLEKKLAKIASEVTVKPVDATVVSFDPATASFRYQDGKNGVSVDTAAFYKQVESLASGAKTGTVEVPVKSVPFGVNEAHLRSHMQKLGTFQTISTNTADGNHNMQLAAAAVNGAVVKPGAEFSFNGTTGNTNLPENGYRKAVAISGGKKVMEYGGGVCQVSTTVYGAAIRSNMEITSRANHMWQSSYAPIGLDATVSYPSLDFKFKNPTDYPVYILAGMSGTKVTVTFYGYHSADYDTIEATSKQTGTVAQPADEYVVDQSLAKGEKKLDRKGNPGKRAEAKRIFYKDGKVVRTESLPSSYYRAVATVYKVGPGTETGKAASGSSSSGAAA from the coding sequence GTGAATCGAACCTTAAATCATGATTTTCAGGAAACAATGGTGGATATCTACTCCACCGGCGGTGCCCACAGAAGAAAGCGCGGCGGCCTCCGCAGAAAAGCGATTGCCCTGGTTGCGGCGGGCGCCGTACTTGTGTGTGCAATCGGCGCCGGGATTTACTTTTATATGGAAAAGCAGCGCCAGAGTTCGCTTTTGAACGGCGGCGCCTTCTACGAAGGGATCTCCGTCGCCGGGGTCGATCTTGGCGGAAAAACCATGGCGGAAGCCAAGGCGGCGCTGAAACAGAAAGAGCCGTCCCTGCGCGAGCCCCGCAGCATCGCCGTTACCTGTTCGGGAAAATCCTGGAAGGTGACGGAGGATGACCTCGATTTCCATTTCGACACCGACAAGGTGCTGAACGAGGCCTACGCCTATGCGCGGACCGGTGACGAAAAGAAGCGCCTGAGCATGATCGAGGCGCTGAAAAAAAGCCCGAAAAACTATCCGCTCAGCAGCACGGTCACTTATGAGACCCTGGAAAAGAAGCTCGCCAAAATCGCTTCCGAAGTCACCGTGAAGCCGGTGGACGCCACCGTCGTGTCGTTCGACCCGGCCACCGCGTCGTTCCGGTATCAGGACGGCAAAAACGGCGTTTCCGTCGATACCGCCGCCTTTTACAAGCAGGTGGAGAGCCTTGCTTCGGGCGCGAAGACCGGAACGGTGGAGGTGCCCGTCAAATCGGTTCCGTTCGGCGTGAATGAAGCCCATCTGAGAAGCCACATGCAGAAGCTCGGCACGTTTCAGACCATCTCCACCAACACCGCCGACGGCAACCACAACATGCAGCTGGCCGCCGCCGCGGTGAACGGCGCCGTGGTAAAGCCGGGCGCCGAATTCTCCTTTAACGGCACGACCGGGAATACCAACCTGCCGGAAAACGGATACCGCAAGGCGGTCGCCATTTCCGGCGGGAAAAAGGTGATGGAATACGGCGGCGGGGTGTGCCAGGTTTCGACCACCGTTTACGGTGCGGCGATCCGCTCCAATATGGAGATCACCTCCCGCGCGAACCACATGTGGCAGTCGTCCTACGCCCCCATCGGGCTGGACGCCACCGTCAGCTATCCTTCCCTGGACTTCAAATTCAAAAATCCGACCGATTACCCGGTTTATATCCTGGCCGGCATGTCGGGGACGAAAGTCACCGTCACGTTCTACGGCTACCACTCCGCCGATTACGACACGATCGAGGCCACGTCAAAGCAGACCGGAACGGTTGCGCAGCCCGCCGACGAATACGTGGTCGACCAGTCGCTTGCAAAAGGGGAGAAGAAGCTCGACCGCAAGGGCAATCCGGGGAAACGCGCCGAAGCGAAGCGGATTTTTTACAAGGACGGAAAGGTCGTCAGGACGGAGAGCCTGCCGTCCAGCTATTACCGGGCGGTGGCGACCGTCTACAAGGTCGGGCCCGGAACCGAAACGGGGAAGGCCGCTTCCGGTTCTTCGTCTTCCGGCGCGGCGGCCTAG
- a CDS encoding Galactosyldiacylglycerol synthase, translating to MRIIILSAATGGGHLRASHAIESYLLENTTDVEVKVVDALKVISPILDKTICEGYHFLATKTPKMFGILYQKTNEETPLAQVVPKFNGLFSQKLLPLLSDYRPDVIIATHPFATEMVSHLKEKNLVRAPLICIMTDYGPHKAWISENVDAYIVSSEDMVPEMAAMGVRPEIVYPFGIPVHDVFFNKADKAAQLRELGLDPKLLTVLIMAGSFGVTNILQIYNEVVGIDLPFQVIVITGRNQKLYETFESEIRDSRIRGEKGIKKTKLVFFTNEVEKYMHASDLIITKPGGLTVSEALACNVPLAVFDAIPGQEEDNADFLMTHDMAVRIRKGDDCAAVISQLLSDREKLEKMRESCESFDKSQSARNIFSLINELLEKRKI from the coding sequence GTGAGAATCATTATTTTGTCTGCGGCCACCGGGGGCGGGCATCTGCGCGCATCGCACGCGATCGAATCCTACCTTTTGGAAAACACCACGGATGTAGAAGTGAAAGTGGTCGATGCCCTGAAGGTCATCAGCCCCATACTGGATAAAACCATTTGCGAAGGATATCACTTTCTGGCGACGAAAACGCCGAAAATGTTCGGGATACTTTATCAGAAAACAAACGAGGAAACGCCGCTGGCACAGGTGGTTCCGAAATTCAACGGCCTGTTCAGCCAGAAGCTGCTGCCCCTTCTCTCGGATTACCGGCCCGACGTCATCATCGCCACCCACCCGTTTGCGACGGAGATGGTATCCCACCTGAAGGAAAAAAATCTGGTGCGCGCGCCGCTCATCTGCATCATGACGGATTACGGGCCGCACAAGGCGTGGATTTCGGAAAACGTGGACGCGTACATCGTCTCCAGCGAGGACATGGTGCCGGAAATGGCGGCGATGGGGGTGCGGCCCGAAATCGTCTACCCGTTCGGGATCCCCGTTCACGACGTCTTTTTCAACAAGGCCGACAAGGCCGCCCAGCTGCGCGAGCTGGGGCTCGACCCGAAGCTTCTGACCGTGCTGATCATGGCGGGCAGCTTCGGCGTGACGAACATCCTTCAGATTTACAACGAGGTCGTCGGCATCGACCTGCCGTTCCAGGTCATCGTGATCACCGGGCGCAACCAGAAGCTTTACGAGACGTTTGAAAGCGAGATCCGGGACAGCCGCATCCGCGGCGAAAAAGGCATAAAAAAGACGAAGCTCGTCTTTTTTACGAACGAAGTGGAAAAATACATGCACGCGTCGGATCTGATCATCACGAAGCCCGGCGGGCTGACGGTTTCGGAGGCGCTCGCCTGCAACGTCCCGCTCGCGGTGTTCGACGCGATCCCGGGGCAGGAGGAGGACAACGCCGATTTTCTGATGACCCACGACATGGCCGTGCGCATCCGGAAGGGCGACGACTGCGCCGCCGTGATCTCGCAACTTCTGAGCGACCGGGAGAAGCTGGAAAAGATGCGGGAATCCTGCGAAAGCTTCGACAAATCGCAGTCGGCCAGGAATATTTTCTCCCTGATCAACGAGCTGCTGGAAAAGCGGAAGATCTGA
- the nadE gene encoding Glutamine-dependent NAD(+) synthetase — protein MRDGFFRIAAATPSIRVADCDHNAEAVASLMREAAQKQVGAVVFPELCLTGYTCGDLFRDSTLIGGAELALQRLLTETAPLDVIALVGLPVAVGAELYNAAALILHGKILGLAVKRSIPNYSEFYEARHFSPAPETIEVSLCGQTVPLGGDLIFECASFPELVIGAEICEDLWMPEPPSANLAGCGATVILNPSASDEVIGKAAYRRSLVTQQSARLIAAYAYADAGEGESSTDMVFSGHNLIAENGTLLRQAPFFTTGLITADVDLQRLLQERRRMTTWVRQGHAHKICFDYPVRDLSLERVFPPLPFVPADRGDLSERCEMILSMQAQGLKTRLRHTGIKNAVLGLSGGLDSTLALLVTVRAFDSLSLDRKGITAVSMPCFGTTGRTRNNAAGLSETLGVTFREIPIGEAVLRHFRDIGHDPEVRDVTYENSQARERTQVLMDIANQTSGLVIGTGDLSELALGWATYNGDHMSMYAVNASIPKTLVRHLVGHAAENGAKSAHRLLMDILDTPVSPELLPPVDGVISQKTEDLVGPYELHDFFLFYMLRFGFHPSKIFRMASSSFRGRYDRATIKKWMKTFYRRFFAQQFKRSCMPDGPKVGSVTLSPRGDFRMPSDASAALWLKEIESL, from the coding sequence ATGCGGGACGGATTTTTCAGGATCGCGGCCGCCACGCCATCCATCCGGGTGGCGGACTGCGATCACAACGCCGAAGCGGTCGCTTCCCTGATGAGGGAAGCCGCGCAGAAACAGGTCGGGGCGGTCGTTTTTCCGGAGCTTTGCCTGACGGGCTATACCTGCGGCGACCTGTTCCGGGACAGCACTCTGATCGGCGGCGCGGAGCTCGCGCTGCAGCGGCTCCTGACGGAAACCGCCCCGCTCGACGTCATCGCCCTGGTCGGCCTGCCGGTCGCCGTGGGCGCCGAGCTGTATAACGCCGCGGCGCTGATCCTTCACGGGAAAATTCTTGGACTTGCCGTCAAGCGGAGCATCCCGAACTATTCGGAATTTTACGAGGCACGCCATTTTTCCCCAGCCCCCGAAACCATTGAGGTCTCGCTGTGCGGACAGACCGTCCCGCTGGGGGGCGACCTGATCTTCGAGTGCGCGTCCTTCCCGGAGCTCGTGATCGGCGCCGAGATCTGCGAGGACCTGTGGATGCCGGAGCCGCCCAGCGCGAATCTTGCGGGCTGCGGCGCGACCGTGATCCTGAACCCGTCCGCTAGCGACGAGGTGATCGGGAAGGCCGCCTACCGGCGCTCGCTGGTCACGCAGCAGTCGGCCCGCCTGATCGCGGCTTATGCCTACGCGGATGCCGGCGAGGGCGAATCCTCGACCGACATGGTTTTTTCCGGGCATAACCTGATCGCGGAGAACGGGACGCTTCTGCGGCAGGCGCCTTTCTTTACCACCGGCCTGATCACCGCCGACGTCGACCTTCAGCGCCTGCTGCAGGAAAGGCGGCGCATGACCACCTGGGTCCGGCAGGGACATGCCCATAAAATCTGTTTCGACTACCCCGTGCGCGACCTTTCGCTGGAACGTGTGTTTCCGCCGCTGCCGTTTGTCCCCGCCGACAGGGGCGACCTTTCCGAGCGGTGCGAGATGATCCTTTCGATGCAGGCGCAGGGCCTGAAGACCAGGCTTCGCCACACAGGCATCAAAAATGCGGTGCTCGGCCTTTCGGGCGGGCTTGATTCCACGCTCGCCCTGCTCGTAACGGTGCGCGCGTTCGATTCCCTTTCCCTGGACCGGAAGGGGATCACCGCCGTTTCCATGCCGTGCTTCGGCACGACGGGCCGCACCAGGAACAACGCCGCCGGCCTTTCGGAAACGCTCGGCGTCACGTTCCGGGAAATCCCGATCGGGGAAGCCGTGCTCCGGCATTTCCGCGACATCGGGCACGACCCGGAGGTCCGCGACGTCACCTATGAGAATTCCCAGGCGCGGGAGCGCACCCAGGTGCTGATGGATATCGCGAACCAGACGAGCGGCCTTGTGATCGGCACGGGCGACCTTTCGGAGCTCGCACTCGGCTGGGCGACCTACAACGGCGACCATATGTCGATGTACGCCGTGAACGCCTCCATCCCCAAGACTCTGGTGCGCCACCTGGTGGGACATGCGGCGGAAAACGGCGCGAAAAGCGCGCACCGCCTGCTGATGGATATCCTCGATACCCCGGTCAGTCCGGAGCTGCTTCCGCCGGTGGACGGCGTGATCTCGCAGAAGACGGAGGATCTGGTGGGGCCGTACGAGCTTCACGATTTCTTCCTGTTCTATATGCTTCGTTTCGGATTTCATCCGTCCAAGATCTTCCGAATGGCTTCGTCGTCGTTCCGCGGGCGGTACGACCGG